One Arachis duranensis cultivar V14167 unplaced genomic scaffold, aradu.V14167.gnm2.J7QH unplaced_Scaffold_63356, whole genome shotgun sequence genomic window carries:
- the LOC107472358 gene encoding uncharacterized protein LOC107472358 yields MKEYTLRRSVDYHVYESEPLIFYTKCTQYGSGCDWLIKVSMISRKYCWVIRRYNGSHTCTRATISQDHSKLDSNTIAEAIKPLVEADPSLKVKSVIAEVQSKFNYTVNYWKAWLAKQKSVEKIFGGWEASYEALPIWFEAMCHKEPSVVVHFETMPTYQGDDLVTDIRVLHRVFWSYYLCIRVFRHCKAVVQVNGTHLYGKYKGCLLVTVSQDGNNNIVPIAFAIVEGETSDAWHFFLSNLHEHVVTRDGVRLISDRYESINAAVERSNGAWSPHRAFHMFCIRHIESNFLRKFKAPYLQKLVVNIGNIKFFKDIRGRFASMKCVTSVYESGARRTLTG; encoded by the exons ATGAAGGAGTATACCCTCCGAAGAAGTGTAGACTACCATGTGTATGAGTCGGAGCCGTTGATATTTTATACGAAGTGTACACAGTACGGGTCAGGGTGTGATTGGCTTATCAAAGTTAGCATGATCAGCAGAAAGTACTGTTGGGTTATTAGGAGGTACAACGGCAGTCACACTTGTACCAGAGCAACCATTTCTCAGGATCATTCGAAGCTGGATTCAAATACAATTGCAGAAGCCATAAAGCCGTTGGTTGAGGCTGACCCCTCGTTAAAGGTAAAATCAGTTATTGCTGAAGTACAGTCGAAGTTCAACTACACCGTCAATTATTGGAAAGCTTGGTTGGCTAAGCAAAAGTCAGTTGAGAAAATATTTGGAGGTTGGGAAGCATCGTACGAAGCGTTGCCCATATGGTTTGAGGCCATGTGTCATAAGGAGCCATCAGTTGTCGTACATTTTGAGACTATGCCTACATATCAAGGGGATGACTTGGTAACTGATATCCGAGTATTGCATCGAGTCTTCTGGAGCTATTATCTCTGCATTAGAGTATTCAGACATTGTAAGGCAGTTGTCCAAGTGAACGGGACTCACTTGTACGGAAAGTATAAGGGTTGCTTATTAGTGACCGTTTCACAGGATGGTAACAATAATATCGTCCCGATTGCATTTGCTATTGTCGAGGGAGAGACTTCTGATGCGTGGCACTTTTTTCTTAGTAACCTGCATGAACATGTTGTGACTCGGGATGGTGTCAGACTTATATCGGACCGATATGAGTCCATAAATGCAGCTGTAGAACGCAGTAACGGAGCTTGGTCACCTCATAGAGCTTTTCACATGTTTTGCATCAGACATATAGAGTCGAACTTTCTAAGAAAATTCAAGGCACCATACCTTCAAAAGCTTGTCGTCAATATAGGTAACATTAAGTTCTTCAAA GATATTCGAGGACGTTTCGCGAGTATGAAGTGTGTTACCAGTGTTTATGAGAGCGGGGCGAGGCGTACACTAACTGGTTAG